The Bacteroides ovatus genomic interval GATGCTTTGCGCCGAGAGTTGGAGCCCTATCGTGAATTTGAAGTAAAAGGAATCGCAGGGAATGGTGCAAAAGGTAAAAAGATGATTATGGAGTTGCATCCGGACTTATTGTTTCTTGATGTGGAACTTCCGGATACGTTGGGACTCAATCTATTAAGTGAAATCAGGGAGGATATTTTGTGGGATATGAAGGTTGTGTTTTACACCTCTTATGACAAATACTTGCTTCAGGCGTTGCGTGAGTCGGCTTTCGACTTCCTGCTGAAGCCTTTTGAAGCAGAAGACCTGAAAGTAATTATGGACCGTTACCGGAAGGCTATGACCTCTACTTCGCTTCCTCTTTTGCCTTCTTTTGCTTCTTCTATTAGTGCATTGATGCCCCAGCAAGGCATGTTTATGATTAGTACAGTGACAGGCTTCAAACTCTTGCGACTGGAAGAAATCGGCTTTTTTGAATATCTGAAAGATAAACGTCAATGGCAGGTGGTCTTGTTTAATCAAACTTGTCTGAATTTGAAGCGAAATACAAAAGCAGAAGATATTATCAGTTATTCACAAGCTTTTGTACAGATTAGCCAATCTGCTATTGTAAATGTTAATTATCTGGCAATGATTGATGGTAAATGCTGTCAACTTTATCCGCCTTTTCACGATAAGAACGATTTGATTATTTCCCGAAGTTATCTAAAAGAACTGCAAGAGCGTTTCTTTGTTTTGTAATGTAGACCTCATATTATGAAATACGCCACTTCTTCAGCAGAAGCGGCGTATCCTTTTGTTAGAATATTAGAATGAGAGAGAGTTTATGTTACATATTTGTATTATCCATCGTAACGGTCATTTCGGGTACCAGTACGTAGGCTTGTTTTTTAGCGTTCCATTTATAATAATTCGTAGTAACGGTCTTGCCTTCATAAGTGTAATTGATGCGTAGGTCTTTTTCCCATGCGTCTTTGCTATTGTTCCATTTCAAGGCCTCGCTTTCAATCATACGTTTGTTGTCATCGTACTTGTAGTTGTACTTCATGTAGTTGGCAAGTGTATTTCCGTCCATTTTGTAAACGGTTTGTCCCACTGTCATGCCATTCTCTTCGATTGGATTATAAATCAATTGATTATCGTAGCTACGTGCAGAAGTAGCAAGCGATACAACAAGAAGAGCTGCAGATAAAACGAACATTTTTAAAGATACTTTTGCTTTCATGGCTATTTAAGTTTTTGGGTTATACTTTCATTTGTCTACCAAATACATTGGTTTTATGCTGCAAATCTACATATTAATTTGGTATTTATGTATTTTTGAAGATAAAAGATTGTCAAAATGTCAAGAGTGGAGGTGGGTGCTAACTAGCTTTTTGCCAATATTGGTGACAAAAAAATATCCGGCAGTCAATCTGCCGGATATAGAATGAATCACTTCGTCGAAAAAGGAATCTTTTTTCTAGCTTTCTGGATACAGAGTTAAATAATGTTATTACCCAGACTTGCCTCCATTTTGTAAGCGGAGGTCCCTGATAAGGTGGAGTCTCCTTGTGTAATTAGTGTCTAAAAGATAGCAATTCCTTATTGAGGTGGCCTTTATTCACTTGATGGTTTAATGTGCCTCAAGCCAGTTTTTGCCCCATCCGCAATCTGCTTTCAAGGGGACGTGCATGCGGTATGCTTTCTCCATTTCTTCGATGACGATTTCTTCTACACGCTCTTTTTCATTGACAGGAACGCTGAAATTTAATTCGTCATGTACTTGCAGGATCATTTTGGCTTGTATTCCTTCGGTCTGGAACCGTTGATAGATACGTGCCATTGCTACTTTTATAATATCTGCCGCACTTCCCTGGATAGGGGCGTTGATGGCATTTCGTTCCGCATATCCGCGTACAACGGCATTCCGCGAATTGATGTCCGGTAAGAAGCGCTTCCGATGGAAGATTGTTTCCACATAGCCTTTTTCCTGGGCCACCTGAATGCTTTTATCCATATATGCTTTCACTCCCGGATAAGTTTCAAAGTAACCGTCGATTAACTCTTTGGCTTCTTTACGATCTACATTCATTCGTTCGGCAAGACCAAATACGGATATGCCATAGATGATACCGAAATTGGCAGTCTTGGCTTTACGGCGCATGTCGGAACCTACGTCTTTCAGGTCGATCTTATAAACTTTGGCAGCAGTGGCCGCATGAATATCGTGATTGCTAAGGAAAGCATCAATCATATTCTTATCCTCGCTAAGGTGTGCCATGATGCGCAATTCAATTTGCGAATAGTCGGCAGAGAAGAAGAGGCAGCCTTCATCGGGGATGAAAGCCTTGCGGATTTCTTTTCCATTCTCGTCGCGGATAGGGATATTTTGTAAGTTCGGATTGCTTGAACTAAGGCGTCCCGTAGCGGTTACAGTCTGGTTGAAAGAGGTGTGCACCCTTCCTGTACGTGGATTGATAAGCTGAGGGAGTGCGTCGATATACGTGCCCAATAGCTTTTTCAGTCCGCGATGTTCCAGAATCTTTTCTACTACCGGATGTTTGTGCCGGAGGCTTTCGAGCACTTCTTCTGAGGTGACGTACTGGCCGGTCTTAGTCTTTTTTGCCTTCTCTACGATTTTCAGTTTGTCAAACAGTACCTCACCGACTTGTTTGGGCGAAGCGATATTGAAAGTCTCACCGGCCAATTCGTAAATCTCTTTTTCGATTTGCTCCATCTGGGCGGTGAAATGGGCGGACGACTGCTTCAATGCTTCCGTATCCAGCAATACCCCGTTCCGTTCTATATTAACCAATACGGGAACTAGCGGCATTTCTATATCATAGAACAAACGTTCTGCGTCATTTTCTTTCAGTTCTTTCTCCAATACATTTTTCAGTTTCAGAGTTACGTCTGCATCTTCGCAGGCATATAGATATACATCTTTCGGGTCGAGATCGCGCATGTTCTTCTGATTCTTTCCTTTGGGACCTATCAGTTCGTCAATGTGGATAGTCTGATAGTGCAGGTAAATTTCCGCAAGATAATCCATGCCATGACGAAGTTCCGGTTGAAGAACATAATGAGCGATCATCGTATCGAAAAGTGGACCTTTTACTGTTGCGCCATAATTTTGAAGAACAATCATGTCGTACTTGATATTTTGTCCGACTTTTAACGAATTCTCATTTTCGAAGACCGGACGGAACTCATTTACGATTTTTAACGCTTTGTCTTGGTCCGATGGTACGGGAACATAAAAAGCTTCATTCTCTGCAATCGAAAAGCTCATTCCGACTAATTCGGCATCCATTGGTTCGGTTCCGGTGGTTTCCGTATCTAACGAGAGAATTTTCGATGTAAGTAACTTTTGAATAATTTTCCGCCTTTTCTCTTCTGTATCAATGAGTTGATAGTTGTAAGTGAGCGATTCTAACGTCTCTAGGTTCGATTTTTTTGCTTCACCCGGTTCATCGGGCGTGAAATTCGCAAATAAATCGCCTTGCATTCCGCCTCCTTCTTCGGGAAAAAGTGGAAGAGGAGAGGGGGCACTTTTTCCAGTAGCAACTTTGCTTCCGGTGGCAGAGGTTATTCCGTTTCCGGAAATATCTTTTTTGAGCACCCGGTCGATGAGTGTTCTAAATTCCAATTCCTCGAAAATGCTGCGGAGTGAATTCTCGTCTGCTTCTTCGCGGACAAGAGCATCCATCTCAAGTTGGATAGGGACATCGATTTTAATGGTGGCGAGAAATTTCGAGAACGTAATCATTTCCCGATTGGTTTCCACTTTTGTTTTCAATGCTCCTTTCAGTTGGTCGGTATGTTCCAATAGGTTCTCGATGCTTCCGAATTCGGAGACCAGTTTTTGAGCAGTCTTTTCTCCTACTCCCGGACATCCGGGAATGTTATCTGAAGAGTCGCCCATCAGTCCGAGCATATCGATCACCTGTGTTGGAGACTGAATGTCAAACTTGGCTTTCACTTCCTCCACTCCCATCACTTCGAAACCTCCTGTGTGTTTGGGGCGATACATAAATACTTTGTCACTTACCAGCTGCCCGTAATCTTTGTCGGGAGTCATCATATAGGTAGTGATACCCTGGCGACCGGCTTCGGTAGCGAGCGTACCTATCACATCATCGGCTTCGTAGCCTGCCACTTCCAGAATGGGGATGCGGTAGGCGCGTATAATATCCTTTATAATAGGTACGGAAAGACGAATTGCTTCTGGAGTTTCTTCGCGTTGTGCTTTATATTGTTCAAAAGCCTCGTGGCGGAAGGTGGGACCTGCGGGGTCGAAGGCTACTCCTATATGAGTGGGATTCTCTTTTTTCAATACTTCTTCGAGGGTGTTCACAAAACCCAGTATGGCTGAAGTGTTGAATCCTTTGGAATTGATTCTTGGGTTCTTAATAAAGGCGTAATACGCCCGATATATCAATGCATAAGCGTCTAAAAGAAATAATTTATTACCTGAATCCATAGATTTAATTAATTTTTCATGGTAAAAGTACAAAAAAATACGGTATTAAGCGTTTTATTATTACTTTTGTGCTCAAATTGTGTAATAAATGGACAGTATCTCACTTATCAGAACTCCGATTGAAGCGGAACTGGGCGACTTCAAAGAACTTTTTGATAGTTCTCTCTCCAGTTCAAATGCATTGCTCGATAGCGTCGTATCTCACATACGGCAGAGGAATGGTAAGATGATGCGGCCTATTCTTGTTTTACTCGTGGCACGTCTTTATGGAGCTATATGTCCTTCCACTCTTCATGCGGCTGTTTCACTGGAACTCCTTCATACGGCCAGCCTGGTACATGATGACGTAGTGGATGAAAGTTCCGAACGTCGTGGACAGCTCTCGGTAAATGCTATCTTTAATAATAAAGTAGCGGTGCTGACGGGTGACTATTTATTGGCAACCAGCCTCGTACACGCCGAACTGACAAACAGTCATCGTATTATTCAGCTGGTGTCCACTCTTGGACAGGATCTTGCTGACGGTGAGTTGCTTCAGCTTTCAAATGTAAGTAATCACAGTTTTTCCGAGGAAGTCTATTTTGATGTAATCCGCAAGAAAACTGCTGCTCTTTTTGCTGCCTGCACAAAGGCTGCCGCTTTCTCGGTAGGTGTGGGTGAGGGGGAAGCTGAACTTGCCCGTTTGCTGGGCGAATATATTGGGATCTGTTTCCAGATAAAGGATGATATTTTCGATTACTTTGATAATAAGGAGATTGGTAAACCTACGGGTAATGATATGCTTGAAGGTAAACTGACATTACCTGCTTTGTATGTGCTGAATACGACGAAAAACGAGGAAGCGCAAGAAATTGCAATCAAAGTAAAGGAGGGTACGGCTACTCTTGATGAAATAGCTCATTTGATTTCGTTTATTAAAGAAAACGGAGGTATTGAATATGCGGTTCAGACTATGAATGTCTATAAGCAAAAAGCTTTTAATCTATTGGCTTCTTTGCCGGATTCTGATATCTGTGCAGCTCTCCGGGCTTATCTGGATTACGTAGTAGACCGCGAAAAATAGTTACTTCCGGTATTTTGCCAGAAGTGAATAGCACAATAATAACCGGTCCCAATCTTCTATCTTTTCCGATTTCATCGCTTTTCCTAAAAGGAAACTCTTGTCTATTTCTTCCGCTGTATGAAGATCTAAAGAGCATAATTTGGCGGCTTGCTCTATGTAGTCCCAGGCTTTCTCTTTGGTGATGTGACCACATGCTTGGGAGGCGCGCGCCAGGCTCACAAGCAGTCCCATATCCCATCCGATAATGCCTTTTTCCAAGTCATTTATCCATATAATAGGGTCCCTTCTTTCCTCTGTATATTTCACAAATTTGTATAGATTCTTTCCTTGACGGATAAAGCGTTCCACTCCGAAAAAACGCTTTTGAATGATGTTTTCGAACTCGTTGATGTTCTCTGTAGAGAGTAAATAGGGGAGCATAATCTGGTAGGAGACTCTGTCGCCTTCGTTGATAAGGAACTGGAATAGTCCGGTGGCGGACTCATTATCGGTGCAGTGAAACTCCTCTGTTAACAGTTTGGATAGCTTTTGCGGATGGATTCCGGTCTCTATGGAGTTGAGATAGAAGCCTTGCAGTCCGGCTTCCATATAACCGATGCGTAGCCCCTTCTTTTTCTCTGCTCCGAGGATGAGGTTCAGAGGGTTGTGATTGAATCTTAAGGTTCTTGTATATGCGTCCATCCTAATACCTCCAAAGGTTCATGAAAAGCGTGAGAACTGTTGCCATGTATTTTCCTGAGGCTTCGGCAAGCCGTTATGAGTATACAAGCAACAGTCCCACGCTCCATTCGATATATAACAAAAGTATATACATGAAGGTGCGTGAGACCCGTTTGCTTATTACCATTCATAACTTTGAATTTTGCCGAATTCCAGGAATTGGTAATAAATGAAACGTTCTCTAATATAACTAATTAGCTATATTTTCATCGCTAAACCTTTTACAAAGATAAGTATTTTTCTGAATTCTCCTGTAACTATCTTTAGATTTTCTTAAATAAAAAATACCGCGTCGGTTCCCGGAGTACGGGAATCGCGCGGTAAGGCGTATTTGATTGCTAATGTAGCCTTTAGCTTAGAAGAACTTGATTTCTTCCCCTTTGATGTCAGAAAGAAGGAGGTTGGCTAAGCGGCTGGTTCCCAGGCGGAACAGTTGATTATCCAGCCATTCTTCACCCAATAGCTCTTTTACAATTGTGTAGTAAATAATCGCATCATTAACGGTATTGATGCCACCTGCCGGTTTGAATCCAATCTTGATTCCGGTCTTCTGGTGGTATTCTTTGATGGCTTCACACATCACGTAAGCGGCTTCCGGAGTAGCGGCAGGCTGTTGCTTACCAGTGGAAGTCTTGATGAAATCTGCGCCCGAATACATGGATAGGATAGAGGCTTTCTTGATGTTGGAAGCGCTCTTTAGTGCACCAGTTTCGAGGATCACTTTGAGGTGGCGTTCCTTGCAAACTTCCTTTAATTCCTGTATTTCTTCACACATTCCTTCGTAGTCTCCGCTTAGGAATTTGCCGATGGAAATGACAATATCTATTTCATCTGCACCTTCTGCGATTGCTAATGCTGTTTCTGCCACTTTTACTTCAATGAATGTCTGTGAAGAGGGAAAACCTCCTGATACACAGGCTATATTGACTCCGTCTACCTCCAGCGTATTCTTAACGATGGCTGCAAAATTGGGGTATACACAGATTGCTGCAACATTTTTAAGATCAGGATATTCGTCGTCAAACTGATTGACTTTTTCGGTAAAGTGCATCACACTTTTGTCACTGTCTGTACTATTCAAAGTAGTTAGATCAATACAGTTGAACAGGAACTTCTTAACGTCTTCCGTGTTGTTTTCCGGCACTTTTTTCTCAATCAATTCAGCTACGCGAGCTTGAATATCTGCATCGCTCAGATTGGTATTATACTTTGCCAATGCGGCATTGTACTTGTTGGGCTGTGAGTTATTCTCTTCCATGATCTTTCAGTTTTGGGTTGTTGATATGTCTTTTATTATCTCGTTTCGTTTTCTTATCCATGCTTTTCTGGAAAGCAGTGGTTATGTCTACACCTGTCTGGTTGGCAATGCAGAGAAGCACCCATAAAACGTCTGCTATCTCTTCATCTATATTATCTTTCTCTCCCTCTTTAAAGGATTGATCTCCATATTTGCGGGCCATGACACGCGCCAGTTCTCCTACCTCTTCCGTGAGAACTGCCATATTGGTCAACTCGCTGAAGTAGCGGACACCGTATGTTTTCACCCATTGGTCCACTTGTTTCTGTGCTTCTTCCAGAGTCATAATTGTTGATGGTTAGTTATTATTCTTTGTTTTTTGTATCCATGCATATAGTAACGGGACCGTCGTTTAAAAGTTCAACTTTCATGTCCGCTCCAAAGATGCCTGTACCTATTTCTTTTCCCAATGCACCGCTTAAATCTTTGCAGAATTGTTCGTAGAGTGGGATAGAGACATCCGGCTTGGCAGCTTTGATATAGGAGGGGCGATTTCCTTTCTTGGTAGAAGCGTGTAACGTGAACTGGCTGATAACCAGAATCTCACCTCCATCTTCTAAGATAGATTTGTTCATTACACCATTCTCATCATCAAAGATACGTAGATTTACAATCTTCTTGCAGAGCCAGTCGATATCTTCCTGCCCGTCTGCTTCTTCAATACCGACTAATATCAGCATCCCTTTCCTAATGGACGACTTACAGTGTCCTTCAATGGTTACTGACGCATGGCTTACCCGTTGTATGACTATTCTCATTATTATTTATTCTATTTCATGATTAGGAAAGGCAAATTTACAAAATTCAGAAGAGAAAACGGTGTGTTGGTGGGAAAATATTGTGAATTCGCTCCGTAGTCAATAGGACCATTCGTTATTGTTTGTTGTCAATTCGCTATCTTGATAGTGATAATCAACTTATTGATTGTTATGGTTTGAAATTTAGAGCGGCACTGCTCGAACTTTCGAACAGTGCCGCCTTGGCTGACGTATTTCCTTATTGTTGTTCGTTACCTAAACCTTCTTTTACAGTCTTGGCTTTCGCTTCTCCAATCACAGCGGAAATCTCCTCAAAAGAGGCTTCTTTGATCCGTTTTACGCTCTTAAATTCTTTCAGAAGCGCTGTTTTTGTCTTTTCTCCAATCCCTTTGATATTGTCTAATGCCGATGCTACCTGCCGTTTGCTGCGTTTATCACGATGGAAACTGATGGCAAAGCGGTGCACCTCATCCTGAATCTGTGTCAGCAAACGGAATAACGGGCTTTGCTGTTTGATACCGATAGTCTGCGGAGGAAATCCAAAAAGCAGTTCCGATGTGCGATGGCGATTGTCCTTTGCCAGTCCGGCAATCGGGATTGTTAAGTTCAGCTCATCTTCAATCACCTCTCTAACGACCTCCATTTGGCCTTTTCCACCATCGGTGATAATCAGGTCGGGCAGAGGGGTGTTCTCTTCAATAGCGCGCTGATAACGTCTTCTGACGACCTCTTTCATGGATGCATAGTCGTCAGGTCCTACAACCGTCTTTATATTGTATTTCCGATAATCCTTCTTTGAGGGTTTAGCCTTTTTAAAGACAACGCAAGCGGCCACGGCATCAGAACCCTGTATGTTTGAGTTGTCAAAGCATTCAATTTGCAAAGGCGGTCTGTCCAGATGCAACTCTTGCTGTATCTCTTTCATTAATCGCATACTTCTTTGCTCCGGATTCAGCTTTTCCGCCTGTTTTAGACGGTCGGCTTTGTATTGCTTCACGTTTAGAATCGAAAGATCCAGCAATTTCTTTTTATCTCCCCGCTGTGGAACGGTAAATACGATGTTGTTTAGCTCCAAATCAAGTTCAAAAGGCACTATAATCTCTCTGGATTGACTCTTATAGCGTTCCCGCATTTCGATAATACCCAGTGTCAAAAGTTCTTCTTTTGATTCATTCAGCTTCTTTTTATATTCGAATGTAAACGCCTGGTTAATGGCGCCGTTTGTAATATGCAGATAGTTGATGAAAGCGGAATTGGACTCGTCCTCTTCAATAGAAAATACATCTATGTTGTGCAATACAGCGCTTACTACCTCCGATTTGGAACGGTAGTTTTCTATCAGAAGATATTTCTCTTTCACCTTCTGTGCTTCTTCAAACTTCATCTCACCGGCTAATGTCTGCATCCTTTCCAGTAGCATACGGCTGATTTCTTGTGTATTTCCTTTCAGGATCTCTTTGATTTCATCAATGTTTTTGAGATAATCCTCCTGTGATTGTAGCCCGATGCATGGTCCTGCGCAGTTCTTTATATGATATTCCAGGCATACGTTAAACTTACCAGCCCGTATATTCTCCGGAGTTAGGTTTAAACTGCAAGTTCGCAAAGGATATAAATGCTTTATCAGATCCAGTACCGCATACATGGATGGTATGTGACTATACGGTCCATAATACGAAGAACCGTTCCTGATAATCTTCCTTGTTCTGAAAACTCTGGGAAAATACTCGTTTTGTACGCAAATAGAAGGGTATGTCTTGTCATCCTTTAATAGAACGTTGTAGCGCGGCTTATATTTCTTTATCAGATTATTCTCCAGCAATAACGCATCTTCTTCCGTGTTGACTACAATATAACGAATATCGGCGATTTTGCTGACCAGCACTCGTGTCTTTCCCGGTTCATGCTCTTTGCTGAAGTAGGAGTAGACTCTTTTCTTTAGATTTTTAGCCTTTCCAACGTATATAATTGTGCCCTCCGTGTTCAAGTATTGGTAAATACCCGGTTTCTCGGGAAGGTTGGCTACAATCCCTTTCAAATATTCATTGGCTCTGCTTTCTGGTTCTGTATTCATAATTGTTAGGTACGAAAGATCGCTAGCTGCTTACTTTTGACACATTCTCTGCAAATAGAGGCAAGTCCTTTATAAAGACAATACCGATTCTACTTCTACGTCATCTCCGAACAAAGATTTTCCATTCAGTTCTTTCAATTCGATGATGAAGTTTACATATACCTTTTTAGGCTTTAGTCTTTTCACCAATTCGCAAGCTGCTTTCATGGTGCCTCCTGTTGCCAGCAAATCATCATGTAGTAGAATTACGTCGTTTTCGTCCAGTGCATCTTTGTGAATTTGCACCGTGTCTTTGCCATACTCCTTATCGTAGCTTTCTTCAATCGTTTCTGCAGGGAGCTTGCCGGGCTTGCGGATAGGAATGAAACCGGCGTTCAGACGGGTTGCCAGAATCGGTCCCATAATAAAGCCTCTTGATTCTATACCCACCACTTTGGTGATTCCTTTATCCTTATACATATCGAACATGATATTGGATAATTCCTGCAAGCACCATGGATCTTTGAATAGAGTAGTGACGTCGTAGAACAGGATTCCGGGAATCGGAAAATCGGGTACTTCCCGAATGCTTTTGATTAGTGTTTCTTTGCTCATAATCATTGAATTATATCGTTTCTTTAAATGCTTTGTTTCACGTGAAACGTTGCCGCTTATCGTCCCGAAAGCACCAGCAGCACGTTGATGTCGCTAGGAGAGACTCCCGGGATTCTGCTCGCTTGCGCGATTGTTTCCGGATCTATCTTTACCAACTTTTGCCGAGCTTCGGTGGAAAGGGACTGAATGGTAGAATAGTCAAATTTTCCTTTAATCTTGATACTCTCCAATCGTGCTAGTTTTTCAGCTATCATTCTCTCTCTATCAATATATCCTTGATACTTGATTAGGATTTCGGCAGCTTCGAGAATCTCTTCTTTCCGGTCTTGATCCGAACTCGTCGCTTTTTCCAGTTCGCGTTGAAACGCCGGAACATATTCTGCTATATTTTCTATTGTCACTTGCGGGCGGTTCAGAATCTCTATCAACTTACAACCTTGACGTAGGGGCGTTGTCCCTATCCTTTCGAGAGCATCGTTGATTAGTGCCGGTTTCATCGAATAGTTGCGCGCGAAAGAAATGATTTGTTCCACGGCTTCTTTCTTGCCTCTTACTAACTGATATCGATCTTCTTTTGCCAACCCAAGCTTAAATGCTTTCTCTGTTAAGCGCATATCGGCATCATCCATGCGAAGCAGAATGCGGTATTCCGCACGCGAGGTAAACATACGGTAAGGTTCATCCACACCTTTGGTAACCAAATCGTCGATTAATACGCCAATATATGCTTCATCGCGAGCCAAAGTAAATGCTTCTCCGCCGTGGCAGTTAATGTGTGCATTGATACCGGCTATCAATCCTTGTCCTCCTGCTTCCTCGTATCCGGTGGTTCCGTTTACTTGTCCGGCAAAGAACAAATTTTTGATAATCTTCGATTCCAACGTATGTTTTAATTGAGTCGGATCGAAATAGTCATATTCGATAGCGTATCCCGGGCGGTAGATAACCAGATCTTTGAAAGCCGGGATTTGTTTTAATGCTGCAATTTGTATTTCCATCGGAAGCGAAGAAGAGAATCCGTTAAGATATAACTCTTGTGTCGTTTCTCCTTCCGGTTCGAGAAATAACTGGTGCTGATCTTTATCCGGGAAAGTGACAATCTTGGTTTCGATGCTCGGACAATAGCGTGGCCCGATACTTTGAATCTGTCCGTTGAACAGGGGAGAATCCGGCAAACCTTCACGCAGAATCCGGTGTACTTCTTCATTAGTGTAGCATGTCCAGCATTGAAGTTGCTTTAAGTGGCGCGTGCTAGTATTCATGAATGAGAACTTGTGGAAGTCCGATTCGCCGTCTTGTGTTTCCATCTGGTCAAAATGAACACTACGTGCGTCAATTCGTACCGGAGTACCGGTTTTCATTCTTCCGTAGGTGATACCGTGGCGGGCGATGGATTCGGTCAACTGATAGGAAGCCGGTTCGGCCATTCTTCCTCCCGGTAATTTATGACGTCCTACATGCATCAGTCCGTTGAGGAAAGTTCCTGCGGTGAGCACAATGCATTTCGCTTTGAAGGTGACGCCCCATGCGGTGACCAATCCAGTGACCTCACCGTTTTCTACGAGCAGTTCACATACGGTATCTTGCCAGATATGAAGGTTGGGTGTATTTTCCAGTTTCTCTCGCCAGGACCAAATGAACTTAGCCCGGTCGCATTGGGCGCGGGGGCTCCACATGGCTGGACCTTTCGAGCGGTTTAGAATCCGGAATTGAATGGCAGTCTCATCTGTCACTAATCCCATCTGTCCACCCAATGCATCTATTTCACGTACAATTTGTCCTTTGGCGATTCCTCCTACAGCCGGATTGCAACTCATCTGTCCAATCTTGTTCATGTCCATAGTGATGAGACAAGTTTTGGAACCTAAATTAGCAGCGGCTGCCGCTGCTTCACAACCAGCATGTCCGGCACCAATTACAATTACGTCGTACTTAAAATCCATTCCTATCTTATTTATTATCAAACGCTGCAAAGTTACAGAAAAGTTGTGAGACTTGTATCTTCAAGCTGTTTTTGCTTCTGAAAATCCGAGGAGGAATCCGGCTTAACTGAAAAAAACGTCGTAATTTCGGGTTAGAAATATGCAGATTGTTCGAAAATAGACCGCTTATTGGCTTTTGTGATTGTATATTTTGGGATGGAATGGCAATAGTTTGTCTTTTCAATCCCTTGTTTTGCTTTCTTTTTGTTAGTTGTGTGCTTGCTCAATTATGAGTGCAACTAGAGAGTAAAAGGAAAGATTTGTTGAAAATGCGGATTGTTGTGAAAATAAACGTGAGGTTTACACTCAAAA includes:
- the dtd gene encoding D-aminoacyl-tRNA deacylase, producing the protein MRIVIQRVSHASVTIEGHCKSSIRKGMLILVGIEEADGQEDIDWLCKKIVNLRIFDDENGVMNKSILEDGGEILVISQFTLHASTKKGNRPSYIKAAKPDVSIPLYEQFCKDLSGALGKEIGTGIFGADMKVELLNDGPVTICMDTKNKE
- the mnmG gene encoding tRNA uridine-5-carboxymethylaminomethyl(34) synthesis enzyme MnmG encodes the protein MDFKYDVIVIGAGHAGCEAAAAAANLGSKTCLITMDMNKIGQMSCNPAVGGIAKGQIVREIDALGGQMGLVTDETAIQFRILNRSKGPAMWSPRAQCDRAKFIWSWREKLENTPNLHIWQDTVCELLVENGEVTGLVTAWGVTFKAKCIVLTAGTFLNGLMHVGRHKLPGGRMAEPASYQLTESIARHGITYGRMKTGTPVRIDARSVHFDQMETQDGESDFHKFSFMNTSTRHLKQLQCWTCYTNEEVHRILREGLPDSPLFNGQIQSIGPRYCPSIETKIVTFPDKDQHQLFLEPEGETTQELYLNGFSSSLPMEIQIAALKQIPAFKDLVIYRPGYAIEYDYFDPTQLKHTLESKIIKNLFFAGQVNGTTGYEEAGGQGLIAGINAHINCHGGEAFTLARDEAYIGVLIDDLVTKGVDEPYRMFTSRAEYRILLRMDDADMRLTEKAFKLGLAKEDRYQLVRGKKEAVEQIISFARNYSMKPALINDALERIGTTPLRQGCKLIEILNRPQVTIENIAEYVPAFQRELEKATSSDQDRKEEILEAAEILIKYQGYIDRERMIAEKLARLESIKIKGKFDYSTIQSLSTEARQKLVKIDPETIAQASRIPGVSPSDINVLLVLSGR
- the uvrC gene encoding excinuclease ABC subunit UvrC, producing MNTEPESRANEYLKGIVANLPEKPGIYQYLNTEGTIIYVGKAKNLKKRVYSYFSKEHEPGKTRVLVSKIADIRYIVVNTEEDALLLENNLIKKYKPRYNVLLKDDKTYPSICVQNEYFPRVFRTRKIIRNGSSYYGPYSHIPSMYAVLDLIKHLYPLRTCSLNLTPENIRAGKFNVCLEYHIKNCAGPCIGLQSQEDYLKNIDEIKEILKGNTQEISRMLLERMQTLAGEMKFEEAQKVKEKYLLIENYRSKSEVVSAVLHNIDVFSIEEDESNSAFINYLHITNGAINQAFTFEYKKKLNESKEELLTLGIIEMRERYKSQSREIIVPFELDLELNNIVFTVPQRGDKKKLLDLSILNVKQYKADRLKQAEKLNPEQRSMRLMKEIQQELHLDRPPLQIECFDNSNIQGSDAVAACVVFKKAKPSKKDYRKYNIKTVVGPDDYASMKEVVRRRYQRAIEENTPLPDLIITDGGKGQMEVVREVIEDELNLTIPIAGLAKDNRHRTSELLFGFPPQTIGIKQQSPLFRLLTQIQDEVHRFAISFHRDKRSKRQVASALDNIKGIGEKTKTALLKEFKSVKRIKEASFEEISAVIGEAKAKTVKEGLGNEQQ
- a CDS encoding adenine phosphoribosyltransferase, encoding MIMSKETLIKSIREVPDFPIPGILFYDVTTLFKDPWCLQELSNIMFDMYKDKGITKVVGIESRGFIMGPILATRLNAGFIPIRKPGKLPAETIEESYDKEYGKDTVQIHKDALDENDVILLHDDLLATGGTMKAACELVKRLKPKKVYVNFIIELKELNGKSLFGDDVEVESVLSL